The Raphanus sativus cultivar WK10039 chromosome 2, ASM80110v3, whole genome shotgun sequence genome includes a region encoding these proteins:
- the LOC108833822 gene encoding xyloglucan endotransglucosylase/hydrolase protein 22: MANSYLLPLFLSLIVISSVSANFQRDVEITWGDGRGQITNNGELLTLSLDKSSGSGFQSKNEYLFGKIDMQMKLVPGNSAGTVTTLYLKSPGTTWDEIDFEFLGNVSGDPYTLHTNVYTQGKGDKEQQFKLWFDPTADFHTYTILWNPQRIIFTVDGTPIREFKNMESIGTLFPKNRPMRMYSSLWNADDWATRGGLVKTDWSKAPFTASYRGFNQEACVWSNGKSSCPDVSKQGTTGSWLSQELDSTAQERMRWVQKNYMIYNYCTDSKRFPQGLPKECLAA; encoded by the exons ATGGCAAACAGTTActtacttcctctgtttctttctcttaTCGTCATCTCCTCTGTTTCAGCTAACTTCCAAAGAGACGTAGAGATCACATGGGGAGATGGACGTGGACAGATCACGAACAATGGAGAGCTTCTCACTTTATCTCTAGACAAATCCTCTGGCTCTGGCTTTCAATCCAAGAACGAGTACTTGTTCGGTAAAATCGACATGCAAATGAAACTCGTCCCTGGAAACTCAGCCGGAACAGTCACAACCCTCTAC TTGAAATCACCTGGAACAACATGGGACGAGATTGATTTCGAGTTTTTGGGAAACGTAAGTGGAGATCCTTACACACTACACACAAATGTCTACACACAAGGCAAAGGAGACAAAGAACAGCAGTTTAAACTCTGGTTCGATCCAACAGCTGATTTCCACACTTACACCATTCTGTGGAACCCACAACGAATCATTTTCACCGTCGATGGAACTCCAATTAGAGAATTCAAGAACATGGAATCTATTGGCACTCTCTTTCCCAAGAACAGACCAATGAGAATGTACTCTAGTCTTTGGAACGCTGATGACTGGGCCACGAGAGGCGGTTTGGTCAAAACCGATTGGTCTAAAGCTCCTTTCACCGCTTCGTACCGTGGCTTCAACCAAGAAGCTTGTGTTTGGTCGAACGGCAAGTCGTCTTGCCCTGATGTCTCGAAACAAGGGACCACTGGCTCGTGGTTGTCTCAGGAGCTTGACTCAACTGCTCAAGAAAGGATGAGATGGGTGCAGAAAAACTATATGATATACAACTATTGCACGGATTCAAAGAGATTCCCTCAAGGTCTTCCAAAAGAGTGCTTAGCCGCATAG
- the LOC108833823 gene encoding probable xyloglucan endotransglucosylase/hydrolase protein 25, translated as MNSILKSYRHTSMDRSTLIFILLTLTATATTFFSPVYAGTFDTEFDITWGDGRGKVLNNGELLTLSLDRASGSGFQSKKEYLFGKIDMQLKLVPGNSAGTVTAYYLKSKGDTWDEIDFEFLGNLTGDPYVMHTNVYTQGKGDREQQFNLWFDPTADFHTYSVLWNPHHIVFLVDGIAIRQFKNLEHRGIQYPKLQPMRLYSSLWNADQWATRGGLVKTDWSNAPFTASYRNFRADACVSFAGKSSCPASSPRWFTQKLDLTAEDKMRVVQSKFMVYNYCTDSKRFPQGFPKECSIH; from the exons ATGAATTCAATTCTCAAATCTTACCGACACACAAGCATGGATCGTTCCACTTTGATCTTTATATTACTCACACTCACCGCCACGGCCACGACCTTCTTCTCTCCGGTTTACGCGGGAACTTTCGACACGGAGTTTGATATCACTTGGGGTGATGGTCGTGGGAAAGTGCTCAACAACGGAGAGCTTCTCACTCTTTCTCTCGATAGAGCTTCTGGCTCTGGATTTCAGTCCAAGAAAGAGTATTTGTTCGGAAAAATCGATATGCAGCTCAAACTTGTGCCCGGAAACTCGGCAGGCACCGTCACTGCCTACTAC CTGAAGTCGAAAGGTGATACGTGGGACGAGATTGATTTTGAGTTTCTTGGTAATCTTACTGGTGATCCGTATGTGATGCATACTAATGTGTATACTCAAGGCAAAGGTGATAGAGAACAACAGTTTAATCTCTGGTTCGATCCAACGGCTGATTTTCACACTTACTCTGTTCTATGGAACCCTCATCACATCGT tttCTTGGTTGATGGAATTGCGATAAGACAATTCAAGAACCTGGAACATAGGGGGATTCAGTATCCGAAACTGCAGCCAATGAGGCTCTACTCGAGTCTATGGAACGCGGACCAGTGGGCTACAAGGGGAGGTCTTGTTAAGACAGACTGGTCCAACGCGCCATTCACCGCTTCTTATAGGAACTTTAGAGCGGACGCATGTGTCTCTTTCGCTGGAAAATCATCTTGTCCAGCCAGTTCGCCAAGATGGTTTACTCAGAAGCTTGATCTAACGGCGGAAGATAAGATGAGAGTGGTACAGAGTAAGTTCATGGTTTACAACTATTGTACTGATTCCAAGAGGTTTCCTCAGGGGTTTCCAAAGGAGTGTAGTATTCACTAG